A stretch of Ciconia boyciana chromosome 18, ASM3463844v1, whole genome shotgun sequence DNA encodes these proteins:
- the PTGES2 gene encoding prostaglandin E synthase 2 isoform X1, whose protein sequence is MAAAGRVWRAAALLPPWRLRAPRRAYGAAAGGGGGGGGGGGHLLLGAAFALGGGAGLYLAARHRLREHSAAELPAGSLQLTLYQYKTCPFCSKVRAFLDYHGLPYEIVEVNPIMRKEIKFSSYRKVPILLANAGSPLQLNDSSVIISAIKTYLISKRNSLEEIVSFYPPMKTVTEQGKEVFEYGNKYWLMLDEKETKRVYPVKEVRVEEMKWRKWADDWLVHLISPNVYRTPREALASFDYIVREGKFGTVEGFFAKYMGAVAMFFISKRLKKRHHLQDNVREDLYEAVNEWVKAVGKHRLFMGGNQPNLADLAVYGVLRVMEGLEAFDDMMVHTKIQPWYQRMEEVIQKAEAAV, encoded by the exons ATGGCCGCTGCCGGCAGGGTCTGGCGGGCCGccgcgctgctgccgccctgGCGGCTGCGGGCCCCGCGCCGAGCCTACGGCGCCGCGGCaggagggggcggcggcggcggcggcggcgggggccacCTGCTGCTGGGCGCCGCCTTCGCGCtgggcggcggcgccggcctCTACCTGGCGGCGCGGCACCGCCTGCGGGAGCACTCGGCCGCTGAG ctgcctgcagggagcCTGCAGCTCACTCTCTACCAGTATAAAACGTGtcctttctgcagcaaagtCCGAGCTTTTCTTGATTATCATGGACTGCCTTATGAAATTGTGGAAGTGAACCCGATAATGAGGAAAGAGATCAAATTCTCTTCCTACAGAAAGGTGCCTATCCTGCTAGCCAATGCTGGAAGCCCTCTG caattGAATGACTCTTCGGTGATCATCAGTGCAATAAAGACCTATCTAATTTCCAA GAGGAATAGCTTAGAAGAGATTGTGTCCTTTTATCCTCCTATGAAAACTGTGACTGAGCAAGGCAAGGAGGTGTTTGAGTATGGGAATAAATACTGGCTCATGCTGGATGAGAAGGAGACAAAGCGAGTCTATCCTGTCAAAGAAGTGAGAGT GGAAGAAATGAAGTGGAGAAAATGGGCAGACGATTGGCTTGTTCACCTCATCTCCCCCAATGTTTACCGGACCCCCAGAGAAGCCTTGGCATCTTTTGATTACATTGTCCGTGAGGGGAAGTTTGGCACCGTGGAAGGTTTCTTTGCCAAGTACATGGGGGCTGTTGCCATGTTCTTCATTAGCAAGAGGCTGAAGAAAAG ACATCACCTTCAAGATAATGTCAGAGAAGACTTGTATGAAGCAGTTAATGAGTGGGTAAAAGCTGTTGGCAAACATCGACTGTTCATGGGTGGAAACCAGCCGAACCTTGCTGACTTG GCAGTGTACGGGGTCCTCCGAGTCATGGAAGGGCTGGAAGCCTTTGACGACATGATGGTTCACACTAAGATTCAGCCTTGGTACCAGCGCATGGAGGAAGTCATTCAAAAAGCTGAAGCTGCAGTCTga
- the PTGES2 gene encoding prostaglandin E synthase 2 isoform X2 translates to MAAAGRVWRAAALLPPWRLRAPRRAYGAAAGGGGGGGGGGGHLLLGAAFALGGGAGLYLAARHRLREHSAAEQLNDSSVIISAIKTYLISKRNSLEEIVSFYPPMKTVTEQGKEVFEYGNKYWLMLDEKETKRVYPVKEVRVEEMKWRKWADDWLVHLISPNVYRTPREALASFDYIVREGKFGTVEGFFAKYMGAVAMFFISKRLKKRHHLQDNVREDLYEAVNEWVKAVGKHRLFMGGNQPNLADLAVYGVLRVMEGLEAFDDMMVHTKIQPWYQRMEEVIQKAEAAV, encoded by the exons ATGGCCGCTGCCGGCAGGGTCTGGCGGGCCGccgcgctgctgccgccctgGCGGCTGCGGGCCCCGCGCCGAGCCTACGGCGCCGCGGCaggagggggcggcggcggcggcggcggcgggggccacCTGCTGCTGGGCGCCGCCTTCGCGCtgggcggcggcgccggcctCTACCTGGCGGCGCGGCACCGCCTGCGGGAGCACTCGGCCGCTGAG caattGAATGACTCTTCGGTGATCATCAGTGCAATAAAGACCTATCTAATTTCCAA GAGGAATAGCTTAGAAGAGATTGTGTCCTTTTATCCTCCTATGAAAACTGTGACTGAGCAAGGCAAGGAGGTGTTTGAGTATGGGAATAAATACTGGCTCATGCTGGATGAGAAGGAGACAAAGCGAGTCTATCCTGTCAAAGAAGTGAGAGT GGAAGAAATGAAGTGGAGAAAATGGGCAGACGATTGGCTTGTTCACCTCATCTCCCCCAATGTTTACCGGACCCCCAGAGAAGCCTTGGCATCTTTTGATTACATTGTCCGTGAGGGGAAGTTTGGCACCGTGGAAGGTTTCTTTGCCAAGTACATGGGGGCTGTTGCCATGTTCTTCATTAGCAAGAGGCTGAAGAAAAG ACATCACCTTCAAGATAATGTCAGAGAAGACTTGTATGAAGCAGTTAATGAGTGGGTAAAAGCTGTTGGCAAACATCGACTGTTCATGGGTGGAAACCAGCCGAACCTTGCTGACTTG GCAGTGTACGGGGTCCTCCGAGTCATGGAAGGGCTGGAAGCCTTTGACGACATGATGGTTCACACTAAGATTCAGCCTTGGTACCAGCGCATGGAGGAAGTCATTCAAAAAGCTGAAGCTGCAGTCTga
- the BBLN gene encoding bublin coiled-coil protein: MSGPNGEPHVPVGGAGGNDDDDDDGESFGEEEYAAINSMLDQINSCLDHLEEKNDYLHACLKELLESNRQTRLEFQQQSEQQNTEADVQGSQPPV, from the exons atGTCGGGGCCGAACGGGGAGCCGCACGTGCCGGTGGGCGGCGCCGGCGGCaacgacgacgacgacgacgacggGGAGAGCTTCGGGGAGGAAG AATATGCAGCAATAAACTCCATGCTGGACCAGATCAACTCCTGCTTGGATCACCTGGAGGAGAAGAATGATTATCTACACGCCTGCTTGAAAGAACTGCTGGAGTCCAACCGCCAGACCCGCCTGGAGTTCCAGCAGCAGAGCGAGCAGCAGAACACGGAAGCTGATGTGCAGGGATCACAGCCTCCTGTCTAG
- the CIZ1 gene encoding cip1-interacting zinc finger protein isoform X3, which yields MFNQQQFQQQLLQLQHLLQQQHHHHPPAQQGGRGLPPPQQQQMLSLRATNQPSLLNANPMLQRALLMQQMQGNLRGFNMTAPALQQFFPQATRHSLLGPPPVGVSLKPTRLGFPSLPFQRQNRTFRKDFQRVPDRKRELDPGSSSQTQGDEKMEIPEGVQAGSEQNNSSPSTEPRTPTESVLNTEPAAKRLKSVTEESALEDATDGKETGESSTHVRADGTDNAKEYTAEDLPKERKFSEEPKAPEVLSSGGSLKVTIQQSSESRAISTTALKPGHWTCEVGTADPSPESVLKFYCYICKTNCCSQQNFQSHMAGVQHQQRLGEIQHMSNVCFVSLLPMVKEQKVLAEKDGETQQRWCNTCQIHFTGDLIKHRRTQEHKLAKRSLRPFCTVCSRHFKTPRKFVEHMKSPEHKQKVKEVRLGEKELGSPEDSEELITVDAVGCFEDDDDEEEEEEGGAGEEEDLDVVLIENEDSAAKQTGLKEVSLEDYEGSEKYCPDTAYGLDFLVPVAGYLCRLCHKFYHSDSAARLAHCKSLMHFENFQRYKAARHRATAAYPEAPLHSQGSSSQLLDDLKQPPATTADTSKKMNDDHGIDKEGTELSALQGQASRSPEGKGELATSVAEGKSLASMTDDVCGIIVVEEENLQEESKSTTTSADCPLPEENRTVGELLGHAVSKEEEANAARRREGTDDCQDPGNGGGLGQNEAANTGQEAVAEPSSLAKGETASLTSAGCRRSTRRKPR from the exons GAAACCTGCGTGGATTTAACATGACAGCGCCAGCACTGCAGCAGTTTTTCCCTCAGGCTACAAGACATTCCCTCCTGGGGCCACCACCTGTTGGGGTCTCGTTAAAGCCCACTCGACTGGGCTTCCCCAGCCTTCCCTTCCAGCGGCAGAACCGGACCTTTCGCAAG GACTTCCAGAGGGTCCCTGACAGGAAGCGGGAACTAGATCCTGGTTCTTCATCTCAGACACAAGGtgatgagaaaatggaaatcccAGAGGGGGTGCAAGCAGGGTCAGAGCAGAACAACTCCTCGCCATCCACAG AGCCAAGAACTCCAACAGAATCTGTGTTGAACACGGAGCCTGCAGCGAAAAGACTGAAGAG TGTGACCGAGGAGTCTGCATTAGAGGATGCCACAGACGGCAAGGAAACAGGAGAGTCAAGCACCCATGTCCGAGCTGATG GTACAGACAATGCAAAGGAGTACACAGCTGAAGATCTCCCTAAAGAGAGGAAATTCTCTGAGGAACCAAAGGCTCCTGAG GTGTTGAGCTCTGGAGGTTCACTGAAAGTGACTATCCAGCAAAGCAGTGAGAGCAGAGCTATCAGTACAACAGCTCTGAAACCAGGGCACTGGACCTGCGAGGTGGGCACAGCTGATCCAAGCCCTGAATCAGTCCTTAAATTCTACTGTTATATCTGCAAGACCAACTGCTGCAGTCAGCAG AATTTCCAGTCCCACATGGCTGGAGTTCAGCACCAGCAGCGACTTGGGGAGATTCAGCACATGagcaatgtttgttttgtttcactaCTGCCCATGGTGAAGGAGCAGAAGGTGCTGGCAGAGAAAGATGG AGAGACCCAGCAGCGATGGTGTAACACTTGTCAGATACACTTCACAGGGGATCTAATCAAACATCGCAGGACCCAAGAACACAAG CTGGCCAAACGCTCGCTTCGTCCTTTCTGCACTGTCTGCAGCCGCCACTTCAAGACCCCTCGCAAGTTCGTGGAGCATATGAAGTCCCCTGAGCACAAACAGAAAGTCAAAGAG GTGAGGCTAGGAGAGAAGGAGTTGGGTAGCCCAGAAGATTCGGAGGAGTTGATCACAGTGGATGCTGTTGGCTGttttgaagatgatgatgatgaagaggaggaggaggaggggggagctGGTGAGGAGGAAGACCTTGATGTAGTGCTCATAGAGAATGAGGATTCTGCTGCCAAGCAG ACTGGGCTGAAGGAAGTATCTTTGGAGGATTACGAAGGAAGCGAGAAGTATTGTCCAGACACAGCCTATG GCCTGGATTTTCTGGTCCCCGTCGCAGGTTACCTCTGCAGGCTGTGTCACAAATTCTACCATAGCGACTCTGCTGCCCGGCTCGCACACTGCAAGTCCCTGATGCATTTTGAGAACTTTCAG AGATACAAGGCAGCGAGGCATCGTGCCACAGCTGCCTACCCCGAGGCTCCTTTGCATTCCCAGGGCTCCAGCTCCCAATTGCTGGATGATCTGAAACAACCTCCTGCTACAACAGCAGATACCAGCAAGAAGATGAATGATGATCATGGGATAGACAAGGAGGGTACAGAGCTGTCAGCCCTGCAAGGACAAGCTTCAAGGTCTCCGGAGGGTAAGGGTGAGCTGGCCACCTCTGTAGCAGAGGGCAAAAGCCTAGCCAGCATGACTGACGATGTATGTGGAATCATAGttgtagaagaagaaaatctacAGGAAGAGAGCAAGTCCACTACTACTAGTGCCGATTGCCCACTCCCTGAAGAGAACCGCACCGTAGGGGAGTTGTTGGGACACGCTGTGTCtaaggaggaggaagccaaTGCAGCCAGGCGAAGGGAAGGCACAGACGACTGCCAGGATCCAGGGAATGGAGGGGGTTTAGGACAGAATGAGGCAGCAAACACAGGCCAGGAGGCAGTGGCAGAGCCTTCTTCCCTAGCCAAAGGTGAGACAGCCAGTCTTACCTCTGCTGGGTGCAGACGCTCTACTAGGCGCAAACCCAGATAG